Proteins co-encoded in one Malus sylvestris chromosome 7, drMalSylv7.2, whole genome shotgun sequence genomic window:
- the LOC126627773 gene encoding cyclic nucleotide-gated ion channel 1-like isoform X2, protein MRGVIFDVHQGPYLQMWNSIFVISCVFAVSLDPLFFYVVNVNQDEKCLHTDKKLEIVALVMRSLTDVIFVVHLICEISYSVQKTMEKNEEVKQTWGNSSKKWEARELIQYARKIAQNMSWLSVIIDVLALVPLPQLIILMFYPKEGSGFVENTMFVNVFLLGQYVPRIFRIHLSAKAFKMMNGIWPKGLFNLFLYILAGHVLGAFWYFFSIQREASCWHDACVKLSYELCNGTFCVGCKDTLYCDSGHSTRNIRYLNKSCPLDTPDDALSPFDFGIFLDSLKNENPDQKFGNKFLYSFWWGLRNLSNFGTNLETSTYSWENLFAIFISVTGLLLFLYLIGNVQAFMQMEATKKEEMRRQGIKTTKTEEMRRQGIKTEEAIKTLKEIPMLKDMDEKVLKMMCDYLKPATYSENSFIFRTGDPLDCMLLIIEGTMWTYASSDSHAGQGISSMGIKPLRKGDFYGEELLDWASDFTKVPVSSKHVKSHTKVKAFVLMAEDLGTVVSPRPHGDLLNRNNAEEVKATLSAALRSHTKAQRLPPPSLAEIGDDNSEN, encoded by the exons ATGCGG GGGGTGATTTTTGATGTGCATCAGGGGCCTTACCTTCAAATGTGGAACAGTATATTTGTGATCTCATGTGTATTTGCTGTCTCTCTGGATCCTTTGTTCTTTTATGTTGTGAATGTCAATCAGGATGAAAAGTGCCTTCACACGGACAAAAAGTTGGAAATTGTTGCTCTTGTTATGCGATCACTCACGGATGTCATTTTCGTCGTGCATTTGATATGTGAAATTTCATACTCTGTTCAAAAGACAATGGAGAAAAATGaggaggtgaaacaaacttGGGGAAATTCCAGTAAAAAATGGGAAGCCAGAGAGTTGATTCAATATGCCAGGAAAATAGCTCAGAATATGTCGTGGTTATCCGTCATAATTGACGTTTTAGCTCTTGTTCCCCTCCCACAA CTGATAATACTAATGTTTTACCCAAAGGAAGGCTCAGGATTTGTGGAAAACACAATGTTTGTGAATGTGTTTCTTCTCGGTCAATATGTTCCGAGGATTTTTCGAATTCACCTGTCGGCCAAGGCATTCAAAATGATGAATGGGATATGGCCTAAGGGTCTATTCAACTTGTTTCTCTACATTCTTGCTGGTCAT GTACTCGgagctttttggtattttttttctattcaaCGAGAGGCATCATGTTGGCACGATGCTTGTGTAAAACTTAGTTATGAATTATGTAATGGCACTTTTTGTGTTGGATGTAAGGACACATTGTACTGCGATAGTGGGCATTCTACAAGAAATATCAGATATCTAAACAAAAGTTGCCCGTTGGATACTCCAGATGATGCTTTATCTCCATTTGACTTTGGAATATTTCTCGATTCCCTTAAAAATGAAAACCCGGATCAAAAGTTCGGCAATAAGTTTTTATACTCTTTCTGGTGGGGCTTGCGAAATCTAAG TAATTTTGGGACAAATCTGGAAACAAGTACGTATTCATGGGAAAACTTGTTTGCGATTTTCATTTCAGTGACTGGCTTGCTACTGTTTTTATATCTTATTGGAAACGTGCAG GCTTTTATGCAGATGGAAGCTACAAAAAAAGAGGAAATGAGACGACAAGgtataaaaacaacaaaaacagaGGAAATGAGACGACAAGGTATAAAAACAGAGGAAGCTATAAAAACACTTAAGGAA ATACCAATGCTTAAAGACATGGATGAaaaagtgttgaagatgatgtgCGACTATCTAAAGCCAGCGACGTACAGTGAGAACAGCTTCATTTTTCGAACGGGAGATCCACTCGATTGCATGCTGTTGATTATCGAAGGGACAATGTGGACCTACGCGTCGAGTGATAGTCATGCTGGGCAAGGAATCTCATCAATGGGCATCAAGCCCCTCAGGAAAGGTGACTTTTACGGGGAAGAGCTTCTCGATTGGGCATCAGACTTCACCAAAGTTCCAGTCTCCAGCAAACATGTCAAAAGTCATACAAAAGTAAAAGCATTTGTGCTCATGGCCGAGGACTTGGGAACTGTAGTCTCCCCAAGACCACATGGGGACTTGCTCAATCGTAACAATGCTGAAGAGGTGAAGGCGACACTGTCTGCTGCTCTTCGTTCCCATACCAAGGCGCAACGACTTCCGCCTCCGTCCCTGGCTGAAATAGGGGATGACAATAGTGAGAACTAG
- the LOC126627773 gene encoding cyclic nucleotide-gated ion channel 1-like isoform X1 yields MAGKKANPDIEKQPVTCGKVMSAPNWITKIKKIFDDVLQGVIFDVHQGPYLQMWNSIFVISCVFAVSLDPLFFYVVNVNQDEKCLHTDKKLEIVALVMRSLTDVIFVVHLICEISYSVQKTMEKNEEVKQTWGNSSKKWEARELIQYARKIAQNMSWLSVIIDVLALVPLPQLIILMFYPKEGSGFVENTMFVNVFLLGQYVPRIFRIHLSAKAFKMMNGIWPKGLFNLFLYILAGHVLGAFWYFFSIQREASCWHDACVKLSYELCNGTFCVGCKDTLYCDSGHSTRNIRYLNKSCPLDTPDDALSPFDFGIFLDSLKNENPDQKFGNKFLYSFWWGLRNLSNFGTNLETSTYSWENLFAIFISVTGLLLFLYLIGNVQAFMQMEATKKEEMRRQGIKTTKTEEMRRQGIKTEEAIKTLKEIPMLKDMDEKVLKMMCDYLKPATYSENSFIFRTGDPLDCMLLIIEGTMWTYASSDSHAGQGISSMGIKPLRKGDFYGEELLDWASDFTKVPVSSKHVKSHTKVKAFVLMAEDLGTVVSPRPHGDLLNRNNAEEVKATLSAALRSHTKAQRLPPPSLAEIGDDNSEN; encoded by the exons ATGGCTGGAAAGAAAGCAAATCCAGATATCGAGAAGCAGCCAGTAACATGCGG AAAGGTGATGAGTGCTCCAAATTGgataacaaaaataaagaagatTTTTGATGATGTGCTTCAGGGGGTGATTTTTGATGTGCATCAGGGGCCTTACCTTCAAATGTGGAACAGTATATTTGTGATCTCATGTGTATTTGCTGTCTCTCTGGATCCTTTGTTCTTTTATGTTGTGAATGTCAATCAGGATGAAAAGTGCCTTCACACGGACAAAAAGTTGGAAATTGTTGCTCTTGTTATGCGATCACTCACGGATGTCATTTTCGTCGTGCATTTGATATGTGAAATTTCATACTCTGTTCAAAAGACAATGGAGAAAAATGaggaggtgaaacaaacttGGGGAAATTCCAGTAAAAAATGGGAAGCCAGAGAGTTGATTCAATATGCCAGGAAAATAGCTCAGAATATGTCGTGGTTATCCGTCATAATTGACGTTTTAGCTCTTGTTCCCCTCCCACAA CTGATAATACTAATGTTTTACCCAAAGGAAGGCTCAGGATTTGTGGAAAACACAATGTTTGTGAATGTGTTTCTTCTCGGTCAATATGTTCCGAGGATTTTTCGAATTCACCTGTCGGCCAAGGCATTCAAAATGATGAATGGGATATGGCCTAAGGGTCTATTCAACTTGTTTCTCTACATTCTTGCTGGTCAT GTACTCGgagctttttggtattttttttctattcaaCGAGAGGCATCATGTTGGCACGATGCTTGTGTAAAACTTAGTTATGAATTATGTAATGGCACTTTTTGTGTTGGATGTAAGGACACATTGTACTGCGATAGTGGGCATTCTACAAGAAATATCAGATATCTAAACAAAAGTTGCCCGTTGGATACTCCAGATGATGCTTTATCTCCATTTGACTTTGGAATATTTCTCGATTCCCTTAAAAATGAAAACCCGGATCAAAAGTTCGGCAATAAGTTTTTATACTCTTTCTGGTGGGGCTTGCGAAATCTAAG TAATTTTGGGACAAATCTGGAAACAAGTACGTATTCATGGGAAAACTTGTTTGCGATTTTCATTTCAGTGACTGGCTTGCTACTGTTTTTATATCTTATTGGAAACGTGCAG GCTTTTATGCAGATGGAAGCTACAAAAAAAGAGGAAATGAGACGACAAGgtataaaaacaacaaaaacagaGGAAATGAGACGACAAGGTATAAAAACAGAGGAAGCTATAAAAACACTTAAGGAA ATACCAATGCTTAAAGACATGGATGAaaaagtgttgaagatgatgtgCGACTATCTAAAGCCAGCGACGTACAGTGAGAACAGCTTCATTTTTCGAACGGGAGATCCACTCGATTGCATGCTGTTGATTATCGAAGGGACAATGTGGACCTACGCGTCGAGTGATAGTCATGCTGGGCAAGGAATCTCATCAATGGGCATCAAGCCCCTCAGGAAAGGTGACTTTTACGGGGAAGAGCTTCTCGATTGGGCATCAGACTTCACCAAAGTTCCAGTCTCCAGCAAACATGTCAAAAGTCATACAAAAGTAAAAGCATTTGTGCTCATGGCCGAGGACTTGGGAACTGTAGTCTCCCCAAGACCACATGGGGACTTGCTCAATCGTAACAATGCTGAAGAGGTGAAGGCGACACTGTCTGCTGCTCTTCGTTCCCATACCAAGGCGCAACGACTTCCGCCTCCGTCCCTGGCTGAAATAGGGGATGACAATAGTGAGAACTAG